In one window of Tenacibaculum mesophilum DNA:
- a CDS encoding polysaccharide deacetylase family protein, with the protein MILIYTHKVTPRVRYIFKHIFTRILQVQIDFTGKVEEFVAYNGPKFSYTNVPLGKEFFVESNELLFQQGVKDVEIIIQKWDEAPCFFSTAETSEIPFDIFAASFYLISRYEEYLPHIKDEHGRFSVKESIAYQNGFLEKPLVDIWAYKFLDTLKQKFPDFKHTTRKYKYISTIDVDNAYAYKYKSFIRILGGFLKDISQFKIFTVWDRFAVFFNIKKDPFDTFKEIIDVKKTYNIRTIFFFLIGDYTTFDTNVSASKRKFKLLIKDMVDYARVGLHPSYYTVNNAAMLKKEKERLENITNMPIKRSRQHYLRVSLPETYQQLIDLEIDEDYSMGYTTHVGFRATTCTPFHFYDLDFEIQTPLKIFPFALMDTTLNDYMKLTPKQSLGKIRDLKNEVKAVNGTFITVFHNESLSNYLRWRGWNRLYNSMIKIVRNT; encoded by the coding sequence ATGATACTTATTTATACCCATAAAGTTACTCCTAGAGTACGTTATATTTTTAAACATATATTTACTCGTATTTTACAAGTTCAGATTGATTTTACAGGGAAAGTAGAGGAATTTGTAGCTTATAATGGACCTAAGTTTTCATATACAAATGTTCCTTTAGGAAAAGAGTTTTTTGTTGAAAGTAATGAGTTGTTGTTTCAACAAGGTGTAAAGGATGTAGAAATAATTATTCAAAAATGGGATGAAGCTCCTTGTTTTTTTTCAACGGCTGAAACTTCTGAGATCCCATTTGATATTTTTGCTGCTAGTTTTTATTTAATATCAAGATATGAAGAATATTTACCGCATATTAAAGACGAGCATGGCCGTTTTTCGGTAAAAGAAAGTATAGCATATCAAAATGGGTTTTTAGAAAAGCCACTTGTTGATATATGGGCATATAAGTTTCTCGATACTTTAAAGCAAAAATTTCCTGATTTTAAACATACTACAAGAAAATATAAGTATATATCTACAATAGATGTGGATAATGCTTATGCATATAAGTATAAAAGTTTTATTAGGATATTGGGAGGTTTTTTAAAAGACATTTCTCAGTTTAAGATTTTTACAGTTTGGGATAGATTTGCTGTCTTTTTTAATATTAAAAAAGACCCATTTGATACCTTTAAAGAAATAATAGATGTAAAGAAAACATATAACATAAGAACTATATTTTTCTTTTTAATAGGTGATTATACTACATTCGATACTAATGTTTCTGCTTCTAAAAGAAAATTTAAATTGTTAATAAAAGATATGGTTGATTACGCTCGTGTAGGCTTACATCCTTCTTATTACACCGTTAATAATGCGGCTATGTTAAAAAAGGAAAAAGAGCGTTTAGAAAACATAACTAATATGCCTATTAAGCGTTCAAGACAACACTATTTAAGAGTGTCTTTACCAGAAACATATCAACAGTTAATAGATTTAGAGATAGATGAAGACTATTCAATGGGATATACAACACATGTTGGTTTTCGAGCAACTACATGTACACCTTTTCACTTTTACGATTTAGATTTTGAAATTCAAACACCATTAAAAATATTCCCATTTGCTTTGATGGATACAACGTTAAACGATTACATGAAGTTAACACCAAAACAGTCATTAGGAAAAATTAGAGATTTAAAAAATGAAGTAAAGGCGGTAAATGGTACTTTTATAACAGTATTTCATAATGAAAGTTTAAGTAATTATTTAAGATGGAGAGGCTGGAATAGATTATACAATTCAATGATAAAAATAGTAAGAAATACATAG
- the radC gene encoding RadC family protein: MNKISIKSWALDDRPREKLMSKGKTVLSDAELVAILIGSGNRDESAVALAKRILLSVNNDLNALAKLSIEELMKFKGIGEAKAISVVTALEFGKRRQFVGRASVPKIKSSIDVAKIMQPLIGDLQYEEFWVLYLNNSNKVLAKHQLSKGGFTATLVDVRLLYKRALELSAIGVIVCHNHPSEKLSPSKSDIDITKKIKQAGVTLDIKLLDHLIVTEKAYFSFADEGIL, translated from the coding sequence ATGAATAAGATTTCTATTAAATCGTGGGCATTAGATGATAGACCAAGAGAAAAGTTAATGTCTAAAGGAAAAACAGTATTGTCAGATGCCGAATTAGTAGCTATTTTGATTGGCTCTGGAAATAGAGATGAAAGTGCAGTTGCTTTAGCAAAAAGAATATTATTATCAGTAAACAACGACTTAAATGCTTTAGCAAAATTATCTATAGAGGAGTTAATGAAATTTAAAGGAATAGGGGAGGCAAAAGCAATATCTGTGGTAACTGCTTTAGAGTTTGGTAAAAGAAGACAGTTTGTAGGAAGAGCAAGTGTGCCTAAAATAAAAAGTTCTATTGATGTAGCAAAAATTATGCAACCACTTATAGGTGATTTACAATACGAAGAATTTTGGGTATTATATCTTAATAACTCAAATAAAGTATTAGCAAAACACCAATTAAGTAAAGGAGGGTTTACCGCTACTTTGGTAGATGTAAGATTGTTGTATAAGAGAGCCTTAGAGCTTTCTGCAATTGGAGTAATTGTTTGTCATAACCACCCTTCAGAAAAATTATCACCAAGTAAATCAGATATTGATATCACTAAAAAAATAAAGCAAGCAGGTGTTACCTTAGATATTAAATTACTAGATCACTTAATAGTTACTGAAAAAGCTTATTTTAGCTTTGCAGATGAAGGAATTTTATAG
- a CDS encoding YjjG family noncanonical pyrimidine nucleotidase has protein sequence MDIKHLFFDLDHTLWDFDKNSKLTFNQIFKEQNITIPVGDFLKVYMPLNFKFWKLYREDKIEKSALRYYRLKETFDNLNYEVSDDLINQISKDYIEYLPNFNHLFDNTKEVLEYLEKKYDLHIITNGFEEVQKLKLKKSGISNFFKQVITSECVGAKKPNSKVFKFALEKAGAKAKESVMIGDNYEADIIGALNSEMKVIHFSEEIKSKDVQQITSLIELKKYL, from the coding sequence ATGGATATAAAACATTTGTTTTTTGATTTAGATCATACATTATGGGACTTTGATAAAAACTCTAAACTAACCTTTAATCAAATTTTTAAAGAACAAAATATAACTATTCCAGTAGGTGATTTTTTAAAAGTTTATATGCCTTTGAACTTTAAGTTTTGGAAACTATACAGAGAAGATAAAATAGAAAAATCAGCTTTAAGGTATTATCGATTAAAAGAAACATTTGATAATTTAAATTATGAAGTTTCTGATGATTTAATAAACCAAATATCTAAAGATTACATAGAATATTTACCAAACTTTAACCACCTATTTGATAATACTAAAGAGGTACTAGAGTACTTAGAAAAGAAGTATGATTTACACATCATTACTAATGGTTTTGAAGAGGTGCAGAAATTAAAACTAAAAAAGTCAGGAATTAGTAATTTTTTTAAACAAGTAATCACATCTGAATGTGTTGGAGCTAAAAAACCTAATTCGAAGGTTTTTAAGTTTGCATTGGAAAAAGCCGGAGCTAAAGCAAAAGAGTCTGTTATGATAGGTGACAATTATGAGGCTGATATTATTGGTGCTCTAAATTCAGAAATGAAAGTAATTCACTTTTCAGAAGAAATAAAAAGTAAAGATGTCCAACAAATAACTTCATTAATTGAATTAAAAAAATATTTATAA
- a CDS encoding rhomboid family intramembrane serine protease, producing MTELQKYCFGFIFVILKAMNTEQQLKFSSTVFTIPFLFVFTIWLVYWIEIKFGWNFNKFGVFPRNFSGLKGVLCSPFIHSDTKHLFNNSVPLFVLSACLFYFYKEVAIKVLLFGGIITGLLTWLIARESYHIGASGIVYLLFSFVLFSGIIKKNYRLVAVSFITIFLYGSMVWYVLPIKEEMSWEGHLSGLITGIVLALLYKNKGIIKERFEFSKTEFDDMFDKNGNYIPPIVEEAELELKEIKYRYIYKEEE from the coding sequence ATGACAGAACTTCAGAAATACTGCTTTGGATTTATTTTTGTTATTTTAAAGGCTATGAACACAGAACAGCAACTAAAATTTTCTTCAACAGTTTTTACTATTCCTTTCCTGTTTGTTTTTACAATTTGGCTTGTATACTGGATAGAAATTAAATTTGGATGGAATTTCAATAAATTTGGAGTTTTTCCGAGAAATTTTAGTGGCTTAAAAGGGGTTTTGTGCTCTCCTTTTATTCACAGTGACACCAAGCATCTTTTTAATAATTCAGTTCCTTTATTTGTGCTCTCAGCTTGTCTTTTTTATTTTTATAAGGAAGTAGCAATTAAAGTTTTGTTATTTGGAGGGATTATTACTGGATTACTAACTTGGTTAATTGCAAGAGAATCCTACCATATTGGAGCGAGTGGAATTGTGTATTTGCTTTTTAGTTTTGTTCTTTTTAGTGGGATTATAAAGAAAAACTACAGGTTAGTAGCTGTTTCTTTTATCACCATATTTTTATACGGAAGTATGGTTTGGTATGTATTACCGATTAAAGAAGAAATGTCTTGGGAAGGTCATTTATCAGGGTTAATTACAGGAATAGTATTAGCTTTGTTATACAAAAATAAAGGTATAATTAAGGAAAGGTTTGAGTTCTCTAAAACAGAATTTGATGATATGTTTGATAAAAATGGAAACTATATTCCACCAATTGTAGAAGAAGCCGAGTTAGAATTGAAGGAAATAAAATACCGTTATATCTACAAGGAAGAGGAATAA
- a CDS encoding DUF5723 family protein: MKHLYILLLLFIIVIHEINSQNKQVLYGFDEIPQTLLLNPGATVNYKYHVGIPFLSGVSFQAGVTGDVTIADVFRNDMINFNVKYRNALNKLSVNDYVQLNTQIEILNAGYKLNDKYYISGGFYTEVDAFMAVPKNILQLINDGNASNLNKDFLASEVSVKSEVLSVLHVGISKKVNDKLIVGGRLKIYSGIANVTSTENKGSFATKLGQDNIYTHHLNNIDAALYSSGIYNENNNVEISTKDIISRSLLGGNLGLGIDFGITYKINKQTELTASLLDVGFVNYSKGNRNASVKGSYDFSGIEFKYDGTNRNYWEDLKNDIESQIPNEEDKNSYTVMRPIKFNSSVKHSWGKSRREETCYDMTYNKFYNNAIGGQLFAVFRPTGPKFAFTSFYERILIKGVRSKITYTIDDFSYTNFGLGLSVKTGKLNIYGVVDNLFKIADIADANTTSFQLGVNLIFK; this comes from the coding sequence ATGAAACATTTATACATTTTATTGCTGTTGTTTATAATCGTAATACACGAAATAAACAGTCAAAATAAACAAGTTTTATATGGGTTCGATGAAATACCACAAACATTATTATTAAACCCAGGAGCAACCGTTAATTATAAATATCATGTAGGAATTCCCTTTTTATCAGGAGTGTCTTTTCAAGCCGGAGTAACAGGTGATGTTACAATAGCTGATGTTTTTAGAAATGACATGATTAATTTTAATGTTAAGTATAGGAATGCATTAAATAAATTATCAGTTAACGATTATGTACAGTTAAACACACAAATAGAAATACTAAATGCAGGCTATAAACTTAATGATAAGTATTATATATCTGGAGGTTTTTATACAGAAGTAGACGCATTTATGGCGGTGCCAAAAAATATATTACAACTAATTAATGATGGCAATGCTTCCAACTTAAATAAAGATTTTTTGGCATCAGAAGTTTCGGTAAAATCTGAAGTATTAAGTGTTCTCCATGTTGGTATTTCAAAAAAAGTAAATGATAAGTTAATAGTAGGGGGGAGGTTAAAAATTTATTCGGGAATAGCTAATGTTACTTCTACTGAAAATAAAGGAAGTTTTGCAACAAAATTAGGTCAAGATAATATTTACACACACCATTTAAATAATATTGATGCCGCGCTTTATAGCTCTGGTATTTATAATGAAAATAATAATGTTGAAATTTCTACAAAAGATATCATTAGTAGATCACTTTTGGGAGGAAACTTGGGCTTAGGTATAGATTTTGGAATTACCTATAAGATTAATAAACAAACTGAATTAACAGCTAGTTTGTTAGATGTAGGTTTTGTGAATTATTCAAAAGGAAATAGAAATGCATCTGTAAAAGGAAGTTATGATTTTTCTGGTATTGAGTTTAAATACGATGGAACAAATCGTAATTATTGGGAAGACTTAAAGAACGACATAGAAAGCCAAATACCTAATGAAGAAGATAAAAATTCATATACAGTAATGCGCCCTATAAAGTTTAATAGTTCAGTTAAACATAGTTGGGGAAAATCAAGAAGAGAAGAAACTTGCTACGATATGACGTATAATAAATTTTATAACAATGCTATTGGTGGTCAGTTGTTTGCTGTTTTTAGACCTACAGGACCTAAATTCGCATTTACAAGTTTTTATGAAAGAATTTTAATAAAAGGAGTGAGGAGTAAAATAACCTATACAATTGATGATTTTTCATACACTAATTTTGGATTAGGATTATCAGTAAAAACAGGAAAGTTAAACATATACGGTGTAGTGGACAATTTGTTTAAAATTGCCGATATTGCTGATGCCAATACAACCTCTTTTCAACTAGGAGTTAATTTAATATTTAAATAA
- a CDS encoding LysR family transcriptional regulator: protein MNYKLKTFIKVAQYSSFTIASKELNISQPAVSKTISKLEEEYNTTFFNRSRNSISLTNEGKIFLDYAYKITELFEELKNSFLLNEESVSLEFNIGLSTTIATYVIPKVLAKIQQNSNNIKFNIISGNTKDIEHKILNQELEFGIVEGKSSNQLLRYSKFIKDEIVLVTSTNNSNSKSSISKKELSEIPYVSREIGSGTREVIEETLKKNNITTLNRVITLNNTEAIEQYLHYSNSYALLSIHAVTEKLIQNKLKIVDIKGLSFEREFDFVCRTNYQSKKMDLLYKLIKTNYNF, encoded by the coding sequence ATGAATTATAAACTAAAAACTTTTATCAAAGTTGCTCAGTATTCAAGTTTTACAATCGCTTCTAAAGAGTTGAATATTTCACAACCTGCCGTTTCTAAAACTATTTCTAAATTAGAAGAAGAATACAATACAACTTTTTTTAATAGATCACGAAATTCTATTTCATTAACAAATGAAGGAAAAATTTTTCTTGATTATGCTTATAAAATTACTGAGTTATTTGAAGAATTAAAAAATTCTTTTCTTTTAAATGAAGAGAGCGTTTCTCTTGAATTTAATATAGGATTAAGCACCACAATTGCTACGTATGTGATACCAAAAGTACTTGCTAAAATACAACAAAACTCTAATAATATAAAGTTCAATATAATTAGTGGTAATACAAAAGATATTGAACATAAGATTTTAAATCAAGAATTAGAGTTTGGTATTGTAGAAGGAAAATCTTCTAATCAATTATTACGATACTCAAAATTTATAAAAGATGAAATTGTGCTGGTTACAAGCACTAACAATAGCAATAGTAAAAGCTCTATATCAAAAAAAGAACTAAGTGAAATACCTTATGTAAGTCGTGAAATTGGTTCGGGTACACGTGAGGTAATTGAAGAAACTTTAAAGAAAAACAACATTACTACACTAAACAGAGTAATAACATTAAATAACACAGAGGCTATTGAACAGTACTTACATTACTCTAACTCTTATGCTCTCTTATCTATCCATGCTGTAACGGAAAAACTCATTCAAAACAAATTAAAAATAGTTGATATTAAAGGGCTTTCTTTTGAGCGTGAGTTTGATTTTGTTTGTAGGACAAACTATCAATCAAAAAAAATGGACCTACTTTATAAATTAATTAAAACCAACTATAACTTTTAG
- the rlmB gene encoding 23S rRNA (guanosine(2251)-2'-O)-methyltransferase RlmB, which yields MEQNTNIFGIRAIIEAIESGASINKVYLQKGLRGELFFQLDKLLKKNKVSTSVVPTEKLDRLSKHNNHQGAVAKISPIDFYDLENLIEEALESDKTPLFLLLDQVSDVRNFGAIIRTAECTGVNGIIIQKSGSAPVNAETIKTSAGAAFKVPICKVDHIKDAIFQLKAADIKLAAATEKTEDSVFDVNFNQPMAIIMGSEHKGVSNSVLKMVDYKAKLPLLGEIESLNVSVACGAFLYEAVRQRL from the coding sequence ATGGAACAAAACACAAATATTTTCGGTATTAGAGCCATTATTGAAGCTATAGAAAGTGGAGCTTCAATTAACAAGGTATATCTTCAAAAAGGTTTACGAGGAGAATTATTTTTTCAATTAGATAAGCTCCTAAAGAAGAATAAAGTATCAACTAGTGTAGTTCCTACTGAGAAGTTAGATCGTTTATCTAAACATAACAATCATCAAGGTGCTGTAGCTAAAATTTCACCTATTGACTTTTATGATTTAGAGAACTTAATTGAAGAAGCATTAGAATCTGATAAAACTCCCCTATTTTTATTATTAGATCAAGTTTCTGATGTAAGGAATTTTGGGGCCATTATTAGAACAGCAGAATGTACTGGTGTAAACGGAATCATCATTCAAAAAAGTGGTAGTGCTCCTGTAAATGCTGAAACCATTAAAACTTCAGCTGGAGCTGCTTTTAAAGTACCTATTTGTAAAGTAGATCATATTAAAGATGCCATTTTTCAACTAAAAGCTGCAGATATTAAATTAGCTGCTGCTACTGAAAAAACTGAAGATTCAGTTTTTGATGTTAATTTTAATCAACCTATGGCAATCATCATGGGTTCTGAACACAAAGGAGTAAGTAACTCTGTTTTAAAAATGGTGGACTATAAGGCTAAATTGCCACTTCTAGGTGAAATTGAATCTTTAAATGTTTCAGTTGCTTGTGGTGCGTTCTTATATGAAGCTGTAAGACAACGTTTATAA
- a CDS encoding YeiH family protein yields the protein MKQFYLIIFFIFSITLALAGYISSPFALVFGFILTSIFGNPFPEKTKKTTQILLKTSVIGLGFGMSLTETIQTSKEGFILATLSIILTVTLGLFFINFFSIEKKLGFLIISGTSICGGSAIAAISPVIKANHKTISIAIGVVFFLNAIALFIFPPLGHLFGLTQQQFGIWCAIAIHDTSSVVGAALEYGDEALQIATTVKLARTLWIIPLSFFAMLLFKSSDRKIKTPYFIIGFIVAMLFNSYQVVPESFSINIVELSKRLLVVTLFLVGMNLTGKDLKESGIKPVIVASLLWIFISVFSLLFIIVS from the coding sequence ATGAAACAATTCTATCTAATTATCTTTTTTATATTCTCTATAACACTAGCCTTGGCTGGCTACATTTCTAGCCCTTTTGCTTTAGTATTTGGCTTTATTTTGACATCTATTTTTGGTAATCCTTTTCCAGAAAAAACTAAAAAAACAACTCAAATTCTTTTAAAAACGTCTGTTATTGGTTTAGGTTTTGGAATGTCTTTAACTGAAACTATACAAACAAGCAAAGAAGGGTTTATTTTAGCTACTTTATCAATTATTTTAACCGTAACTCTAGGTCTCTTTTTTATTAATTTTTTCTCAATTGAGAAAAAGTTAGGCTTTTTAATTATTTCGGGGACTTCTATTTGCGGCGGAAGTGCTATCGCTGCTATTTCACCTGTAATTAAAGCTAATCATAAAACTATAAGTATCGCTATTGGAGTTGTTTTCTTTTTAAATGCTATTGCCTTATTTATATTTCCTCCTTTAGGACATCTTTTTGGTTTAACTCAACAACAATTTGGAATTTGGTGCGCCATAGCTATCCACGACACCAGTTCTGTTGTAGGGGCTGCTTTAGAGTATGGTGATGAAGCTTTGCAAATAGCAACTACTGTGAAACTTGCTCGTACTTTATGGATTATACCTTTATCTTTTTTTGCTATGCTTCTTTTTAAGTCTAGTGATAGAAAAATTAAAACCCCTTATTTTATAATTGGATTCATTGTAGCAATGCTATTCAACAGTTATCAAGTTGTTCCTGAAAGTTTTTCAATAAACATCGTAGAATTATCTAAAAGACTTCTCGTAGTAACCTTATTTTTAGTAGGAATGAATTTAACTGGTAAGGATTTAAAAGAAAGTGGTATTAAGCCTGTTATTGTTGCTTCTCTTTTATGGATATTTATAAGTGTTTTTTCACTACTCTTTATTATTGTTTCTTAA
- a CDS encoding RagB/SusD family nutrient uptake outer membrane protein → MKKIIKISLAIMTIGFSYSCADELLDNSGVSGDSQPTQYLTSAQAEFGTNTNPDIPAAFANGIYAQMIQVGSGGSDSQTDFGQKGQDIYADIVSGDMALTASAFRWYNRISQLDVTQNFIRGENRIIWRYYYRIVRSANTVIKSLGGNDFTPTIDENKFAMGQAKAMRAYAYFYLTQYYQREYNPSELILPMPIEATSTNLPKSSAQEVYDLMEKDLTEAIALLDGFERTSKNQVNKDIAQALYAYVLGARGTDFPKMATLTQNVIDANKFIIKSANTVTDGFNSVNDPSWMWGIDIVPENGLGLVSWWGQVDAFSYSYGWAGDYKAIDIGLYNQIPANDARKAQFFANSSSTRYLQPLFKFYWAPNVDVGSGPQTGLGADYVYMRIEEVYLLNAEANARSGNEGAARNSLKAVMQNRVPDVTYIDALSGQSLLDEIYLQTRIELWGEGKSYLAMKRFKATVNRGSNHIFLANESMDYNEEKMTFEIPQDEIQNNPFLNDQNQ, encoded by the coding sequence ATGAAAAAAATAATAAAAATATCATTAGCAATTATGACTATAGGGTTTTCATATAGCTGTGCTGATGAACTATTAGATAATAGTGGAGTTTCTGGTGATAGTCAACCTACCCAGTACCTTACTAGTGCTCAAGCTGAATTTGGCACAAACACAAATCCAGATATACCTGCTGCTTTTGCTAATGGTATTTACGCACAAATGATTCAAGTTGGTAGTGGTGGTTCTGACTCTCAAACTGACTTTGGACAAAAAGGGCAAGATATTTATGCTGATATTGTATCTGGAGATATGGCTCTAACTGCTTCTGCTTTCCGCTGGTATAATAGAATATCTCAACTTGATGTTACTCAAAACTTCATAAGAGGTGAAAATAGAATCATTTGGAGATATTATTATAGAATCGTTAGATCAGCTAATACAGTTATTAAGAGTTTAGGTGGTAACGACTTTACTCCTACTATTGATGAAAACAAGTTTGCAATGGGACAAGCTAAAGCAATGAGGGCTTATGCTTACTTTTATTTAACTCAATATTATCAAAGAGAATATAATCCTAGTGAGTTAATTTTACCTATGCCTATTGAGGCTACTAGTACAAATCTTCCTAAATCTTCTGCTCAAGAAGTTTATGACTTGATGGAGAAAGATTTAACAGAGGCTATAGCTTTATTAGACGGTTTTGAAAGAACTTCTAAAAACCAAGTAAATAAAGATATTGCTCAAGCTTTATATGCATATGTTTTAGGTGCTAGGGGTACTGACTTCCCTAAAATGGCAACTCTAACGCAAAATGTTATTGATGCTAATAAGTTTATTATTAAGTCTGCTAATACTGTTACCGATGGCTTCAACAGTGTTAATGACCCTAGTTGGATGTGGGGTATTGACATAGTTCCTGAAAATGGATTAGGTTTAGTTTCTTGGTGGGGTCAAGTCGATGCCTTTTCCTATAGTTACGGATGGGCTGGTGATTATAAAGCCATTGATATAGGGCTTTATAACCAAATCCCTGCTAATGATGCAAGAAAAGCTCAATTTTTTGCGAACTCATCAAGTACTAGATATTTACAACCTTTATTTAAATTCTATTGGGCTCCTAATGTAGATGTAGGTTCTGGACCTCAAACTGGTCTTGGTGCTGATTATGTTTATATGCGTATTGAAGAAGTTTATTTATTAAACGCTGAAGCAAATGCTCGCTCTGGTAATGAAGGGGCTGCTAGAAATAGTTTGAAAGCTGTTATGCAAAATAGAGTTCCAGATGTTACTTATATTGATGCTTTAAGTGGTCAATCATTATTAGATGAGATATACTTGCAAACTCGTATTGAATTATGGGGAGAAGGTAAGAGTTATTTAGCAATGAAGCGTTTTAAAGCTACAGTAAATAGAGGTTCAAATCATATTTTCTTAGCTAATGAATCAATGGATTATAATGAAGAAAAAATGACTTTTGAAATTCCTCAAGATGAAATTCAAAACAATCCTTTCTTGAATGATCAAAATCAATAA
- a CDS encoding replication-associated recombination protein A, which translates to MNQPLAERIRPQSLSDYISQQHLVGENGILTNHIKQGIIPSLILWGPPGIGKTTLANIIANESGRPFYTLSAISSGVKDVREVIEKAKKSGGLFTQKNPILFIDEIHRFSKSQQDSLLGAVEKGWVTLVGATTENPSFEVIPALLSRCQVYILNSFDKNDLVALLHRAMEKDEIISQKKINLKETDALLQVSGGDARKLLNIFELLVSADDEIEVTNELVLSKIQKNTVRYDKTGEQHYDIVSAFIKSIRGSDPNAAVYWLARMIEGGEDVKFIARRMLIAASEDIGNANPTALILANNTFQAVSVIGYPESRIILSQCAVYLANSAKSNASYMAIGEAQNLVKTTGDLSVPLHLRNAPTKLMKDLDYGKEYQYSHNYAGNFVNQEFLPDEIKNTKLYEPGNNARENQFRELLKQRWKDKYNY; encoded by the coding sequence ATGAATCAACCTTTGGCAGAAAGAATCCGTCCACAAAGTTTAAGTGACTATATTAGTCAACAACATTTAGTGGGCGAAAATGGAATTTTAACCAATCATATAAAACAAGGAATTATTCCTTCACTAATTTTATGGGGGCCTCCAGGAATTGGAAAAACTACCTTAGCCAATATTATTGCAAATGAATCTGGACGTCCATTTTATACCTTAAGTGCTATTAGCTCTGGAGTAAAAGATGTTCGCGAAGTAATTGAAAAAGCAAAGAAAAGTGGCGGATTGTTCACACAAAAAAACCCTATTTTATTTATTGATGAAATTCATCGTTTTAGTAAATCACAACAAGATTCTTTATTAGGCGCTGTTGAAAAAGGTTGGGTAACTCTAGTTGGCGCTACCACTGAAAACCCAAGCTTTGAGGTTATACCTGCCCTACTCTCTCGCTGCCAAGTGTATATATTAAATTCTTTTGATAAAAATGATTTGGTTGCTTTGTTACATCGCGCAATGGAAAAAGATGAAATCATTTCTCAAAAAAAAATCAACTTAAAAGAAACCGATGCACTGCTTCAAGTTTCTGGCGGGGATGCGAGAAAACTTCTGAATATTTTTGAATTATTAGTTTCTGCTGATGATGAAATTGAGGTTACTAATGAATTGGTGTTATCTAAAATTCAAAAAAATACGGTTCGTTATGATAAAACAGGTGAACAACATTACGATATTGTTTCTGCTTTTATAAAATCTATCAGAGGAAGTGATCCCAACGCAGCAGTGTATTGGTTAGCTCGTATGATAGAAGGCGGAGAAGACGTGAAGTTTATTGCTCGTAGAATGCTTATTGCTGCTTCTGAAGATATTGGTAACGCAAACCCTACTGCCTTAATTTTAGCCAACAATACCTTTCAAGCTGTTTCTGTAATTGGCTATCCAGAGTCTAGGATTATTTTAAGCCAGTGCGCTGTATATTTAGCAAACTCTGCCAAAAGTAATGCTTCTTATATGGCTATAGGTGAAGCACAAAATTTAGTTAAAACAACTGGTGATTTGTCTGTTCCGTTGCATTTACGTAATGCTCCTACTAAATTAATGAAAGACCTAGACTACGGAAAGGAATATCAATACTCTCACAACTACGCTGGTAATTTCGTAAATCAAGAATTTTTACCCGATGAGATAAAAAACACAAAATTGTATGAACCAGGTAACAATGCTCGTGAAAATCAATTTAGAGAACTACTGAAGCAACGTTGGAAAGATAAATACAATTATTAG